The following are encoded together in the Phaseolus vulgaris cultivar G19833 chromosome 9, P. vulgaris v2.0, whole genome shotgun sequence genome:
- the LOC137820292 gene encoding ATPase 11, plasma membrane-type encodes MGDKSQVLEAVLKETVDLENIPVEEVFENLRCSKEGLSSEAAEERLVIFGHNKLEEKKERKFLKFLGFMWNPLSWVMEAAAIMAIALANGGGKPPDWQDFVGIITLLVINSTISFIEENNAGNAAAALMARLAPKAKVLRDGRWSEQDAAVLVPGDIVSIKLGDIIPADSRLLEGDPLKIDQSALTGESLPVSKGPGDGVYSGSTCKQGEIEAVVIATGVHTFFGKAAHLVDTTNQVGHFQKVLTAIGNFCICSIAVGMVIEIIVMYPIQDRKYRPGIDNLLVLLIGGIPIAMPTVLSVTMAIGSHRLSLQGAITKRMTAIEEMAGMDVLCSDKTGTLTLNKLTVDKNLIEVFAKGVDVDTVVLMAAQASRLENQDAIDTAIVGMLADPKEARLGIREVHFLPFNPTDKRTALTYIDRDGKMHRVSKGAPEQILNLAHNKSDIERRVHAVIDKFAERGLRTLAVTFQDVPDGKKESPGGPWQFIGLLPLFDPPRHDSAETIRRALNLGVNVKMITGDQLAIGKETGRRLGMGTNMYPSSALLGQDKDESISALPIDELIEKADGFAGVFPEHKYEIVKRLQARKHICGMTGDGVNDAPALKKADIGIAVADATDAARSASDIVLTEPGLSVIISAVLTSRAIFQRMKNYTIYAVSITIRIVLGFMLLALIWKFDFPPFMVLIIAILNDGTIMTISKDRVKPSPLPDSWKLAEIFTTGVVLGSYLAMMTVIFFWAAYKTDFFPRVFGVSTLEKTAHDDFRKLASAIYLQVSTVSQALIFVTRSRGWSYVERPGILLVTAFIIAQLIATLIAVYANWSFAAIEGIGWGWAGVIWLYNIIFYIPLDPIKFLIRYALSGRAWELVIEQRIAFTRQKDFGKEQRELQWAHAQRTLHGLQPPDTKMFTERTHFNELNQMAEEAKRRAEIARLRELHTLKGHVESVLKLKGIDVDTIQQAYTV; translated from the exons ATGGGAGACAAGTCCCAAGTATTGGAGGCTGTGTTGAAGGAAACTGTAGATTTG GAGAATATTCCCGTTGAGGAGGTTTTCGAGAATCTTAGATGTAGCAAAGAAGGTCTCAGCAGCGAGGCTGCTGAGGAGAGGTTGGTCATTTTTGGCCACAACAAGCTTGAAGAGAAAAAG GAGAGGAAATTCTTGAAGTTCTTGGGGTTCATGTGGAATCCTCTTTCTTGGGTTATGGAGGCTGCTGCTATAATGGCAATTGCACTTGCCAATGGAGGG GGGAAGCCCCCTGATTGGCAAGATTTTGTTGGTATCATCACCTTGCTTGTCATAAATTCAACAATTAGTTTCATTGAGGAGAACAATGCTGGTAATGCTGCGGCCGCTCTCATGGCTCGGCTTGCTCCGAAAGCTAAG GTTCTTCGAGATGGTAGATGGAGTGAACAAGATGCCGCAGTCCTGGTTCCTGGTGACATAGTTAGCATTAAACTTGGTGATATTATACCAGCTGATTCTCGTCTACTTGAAGGAGATCCTTTGAAAATTGATCAG TCTGCTCTCACTGGTGAGTCCCTGCCAGTTTCAAAGGGCCCTGGTGATGGAGTGTACTCTGGTTCTACCTGTAAACAAGGAGAGATTGAAGCTGTGGTCATTGCCACTGGCGTTCATACTTTCTTTGGGAAAGCTGCTCACCTTGTAGATACCACTAACCAAGTTGGACACTTTCAAAAG GTCTTGACTGCTATTGGGAACTTCTGCATATGTTCAATTGCTGTGGGGATGGTTATTGAGATTATTGTTATGTATCCCATCCAAGATCGAAAATATCGCCCTGGAATTGATAACCTTCTTGTGCTTCTCATTGGTGGAATTCCAATTGCCATGCCCACGGTTCTCTCAGTGACTATGGCCATTGGTTCTCATAGGCTATCGCTGCAG GGGGCTATCACAAAGAGGATGACAGCTATTGAGGAAATGGCAGGCATGGATGTGCTTTGCAGTGATAAGACAGGGACCTTGACATTAAACAAGCTTACCGTTGACAAAAATCTTATCGAG GTTTTTGCAAAAGGCGTGGATGTGGATACTGTTGTTCTGATGGCTGCTCAAGCTTCAAGACTTGAGAATCAAGATGCAATTGATACTGCCATAGTTGGGATGTTGGCTGATCCAAAGGAG GCTCGTCTCGGTATCCGAGAAGTCCATTTTCTTCCTTTCAATCCCACTGATAAGAGAACAGCATTGACATATATTGATCGTGATGGTAAAATGCATAGAGTAAGCAAAGGTGCACCAGAACAG ATCCTTAATCTTGCACACAATAAATCAGACATTGAACGTAGAGTTCATGCCGTTATAGATAAATTTGCAGAACGTGGTTTACGAACCCTTGCAGTAACATTCCAG GACGTCCCAGATGGAAAGAAAGAGAGTCCTGGTGGCCCATGGCAGTTTATTGGCCTTTTGCCTCTGTTTGACCCACCTAGGCATGACAGTGCCGAAACAATACGCAGGGCACTTAACCTTGGAGTGAATGTCAAAATGATTACAG GGGATCAGCTAGCCATAGGGAAGGAAACTGGCCGTCGGTTGGGAATGGGTACCAATATGTATCCTTCATCTGCATTGCTTGGACAGGACAAGGATGAATCCATATCAGCTTTACCCATTGATGAACTGATTGAAAAAGCAGATGGGTTCGCTGGTGTTTTTCCTG AGCACAAGTATGAGATTGTGAAACGTTTGCAAGCAAGGAAACATATTTGTGGAATGACTGGTGATGGAGTGAATGACGCACCTGCACTCAAGAAGGCCGACATTGGTATAGCTGTTGCTGATGCAACTGATGCAGCTCGGAGTGCATCTGATATTGTTTTAACAGAACCTGGCCTTAGTGTTATTATTAGTGCAGTGTTGACAAGCCGAGCTATCTTCCAGAGAATGAAAAATTATACA ATTTATGCTGTCTCAATTACAATTCGTATAGTA CTTGGTTTCATGTTACTAGCTCTCATATGGAAGTTTGATTTTCCACCTTTTATGGTTCTTATTATAGCCATTCTAAATGATG GTACTATCATGACAATTTCAAAAGATCGAGTAAAACCATCACCTCTGCCTGATAGCTGGAAGTTAGCAGAGATATTTACTACTGGCGTTGTGCTTGGAAGTTACTTGGCAATGATGACTGTCATATTCTTTTGGGCAGCATACAAAACTGATTTCTTCCCG CGAGTATTTGGAGTCTCTACACTAGAGAAAACTGCTCATGATGATTTCCGAAAACTAGCCTCTGCAATCTATCTTCAAGTGAGCACCGTTAGTCAGGCCCTTATATTTGTGACTCGGTCTCGGGGTTGGTCCTATGTTGAACGTCCTGGTATTTTGCTTGTGACAGCTTTCATCATTGCTCAGCTT ATTGCTACACTGATTGCGGTATATGCGAACTGGAGCTTTGCTGCCATTGAAGGCATAGGTTGGGGTTGGGCTGGTGTAATATGGCTATATAACATAATATTCTACATCCCACTTGACCCCATCAAGTTTTTAATTCGATATGCTTTGAGTGGGAGGGCTTGGGAGCTTGTGATCGAGCAAAGG ATTGCATTTACAAGACAAAAGGACTTTGGAAAGGAACAAAGGGAACTTCAATGGGCACATGCACAAAGAACATTGCATGGATTACAGCCACCTGACACCAAGATGTTCACCGAGCGCACACATTTCAATGAACTCAATCAAATGGCTGAAGAAGCTAAAAGGAGAGCCGAAATTGCAAG GCTGCGAGAATTGCATACACTAAAGGGTCATGTAGAATCAGTTTTGAAACTGAAGGGGATTGATGTAGACACAATTCAGCAAGCATACACAGTTTGA